One genomic region from Pirellulales bacterium encodes:
- a CDS encoding DUF1559 domain-containing protein codes for MIRVRHSFALLLAATLSVWSVGASAAEPLDLSYITDDTIAAVVLHPRQALTSPSAQAMPIEVIVAAGKQYMGIDPLEIEQVVGIVSVAEALEGGEPGVGAILRFAKPYDPEAVVATLGAGTAEATHAGKRYRSAAQPSGFSLFLPDERTVVIATEPQMKKMLTASKVDTPLTKLLQAADTSQTAVAVLDFAAVRPLVLMGMQNLPPVPEPYRPFLKTPELVNWVQVSLDLQTEMELAVKVGAQDAKAAANLKDLAERAKKLAQQFLKAQMAPAAGNGPQDPTQQAAAQYAQRMIGKLLDEITVDVRNDVVNITVVKGAPAIASTGIMVGLLLPAVQAAREAARRAQSQNNLKQIALAMHNYLSATGRFPARAIRDKDGKPLLSWRVAILPYLEGIEGESLYDEFHLDEPWDSEHNKKLIARMPTVFANPNVQEPGKTDYLAVVGEGTFFGSFAPRTGLTAHDITDGLSNTIMVVEADADQVVEWTRPNDLKLDPDKPLAGLGKLRPSGFNALFADGSVRFMGPIDPEVFKGLLTFAGGESIATHR; via the coding sequence ATGATCCGGGTGCGTCATTCATTTGCGCTGTTGCTCGCGGCGACTCTGAGTGTCTGGTCGGTCGGCGCGTCGGCCGCAGAGCCACTCGATCTGTCGTATATCACCGACGACACGATCGCGGCGGTTGTACTCCATCCGCGCCAGGCGTTGACCTCTCCGTCGGCCCAGGCGATGCCGATCGAAGTGATCGTAGCCGCGGGCAAGCAATACATGGGAATCGATCCGCTCGAAATCGAGCAAGTCGTGGGCATTGTGAGTGTGGCGGAAGCGTTGGAGGGCGGGGAGCCCGGTGTGGGGGCCATTCTGCGTTTTGCCAAACCGTACGACCCTGAGGCGGTGGTCGCCACGCTGGGCGCGGGGACCGCCGAGGCCACGCACGCCGGCAAGCGTTATCGCAGTGCGGCACAGCCATCGGGCTTTAGCCTCTTCCTGCCCGACGAGCGCACAGTTGTCATCGCGACCGAACCGCAAATGAAGAAGATGCTCACGGCAAGCAAAGTCGATACGCCGCTCACGAAGCTGCTGCAAGCGGCGGACACTTCGCAGACCGCGGTGGCGGTTCTCGATTTTGCCGCGGTGCGACCATTGGTGCTGATGGGCATGCAGAATTTGCCGCCGGTGCCCGAGCCTTATCGACCGTTTTTGAAAACGCCCGAGTTGGTTAATTGGGTGCAAGTCTCGTTGGACTTGCAGACCGAGATGGAGTTGGCCGTGAAAGTCGGCGCCCAGGATGCGAAGGCTGCGGCTAATCTGAAGGATTTGGCCGAGCGCGCCAAGAAGCTGGCCCAACAGTTCCTGAAGGCCCAGATGGCGCCGGCGGCCGGGAACGGCCCACAGGATCCAACGCAGCAAGCCGCCGCACAGTACGCGCAGCGCATGATTGGCAAATTGCTTGACGAAATTACGGTTGACGTGCGGAACGACGTCGTGAATATCACTGTCGTGAAAGGGGCACCGGCGATCGCGTCGACGGGCATCATGGTGGGGCTGCTGCTGCCGGCCGTCCAGGCTGCGCGTGAGGCCGCTCGCAGGGCGCAGTCGCAAAACAACCTTAAGCAGATTGCGCTGGCGATGCACAACTACCTATCCGCCACCGGCAGATTTCCGGCCCGCGCCATTCGTGACAAGGATGGCAAACCGCTGTTGAGCTGGCGGGTGGCGATTCTGCCTTACCTAGAAGGAATAGAAGGCGAATCGCTCTACGATGAATTTCACTTGGACGAGCCATGGGACAGCGAGCACAACAAAAAGCTGATCGCGCGGATGCCGACCGTCTTTGCCAACCCGAATGTGCAGGAGCCGGGCAAGACGGACTACCTGGCGGTTGTGGGCGAGGGGACCTTCTTCGGTTCCTTTGCGCCGCGGACGGGATTGACGGCGCACGATATTACGGACGGCTTGTCGAATACGATTATGGTGGTCGAGGCAGACGCCGATCAAGTCGTCGAATGGACAAGGCCGAACGATCTGAAACTCGATCCTGATAAGCCCCTGGCTGGCTTGGGTAAGCTGAGGCCCAGCGGATTTAATGCATTGTTTGCCGACGGATCAGTGCGTTTCATGGGACCAATCGATCCCGAAGTGTTCAAGGGGCTTCTCACGTTTGCCGGCGGAGAATCCATCGCGACGCATCGATAG
- a CDS encoding DUF3467 domain-containing protein produces the protein MSTSSEKIKPAIEPEAPAGDAAQAAQRQQQVKVDDSHITASYANFCRVTGTPEELIIDFGLNPQPFGIPPDPVIVTQRIVTNYFTAKRMLHALQLTVQRHEATFGVLETDVQKRVMPSARIQAPPRS, from the coding sequence GTGAGCACCTCCAGCGAAAAAATTAAGCCGGCGATCGAGCCCGAGGCACCCGCCGGTGACGCGGCGCAAGCAGCGCAGCGCCAACAGCAGGTAAAGGTCGACGACTCGCACATTACGGCCTCTTATGCCAACTTCTGCCGCGTTACGGGAACGCCCGAAGAGTTGATCATCGACTTTGGCTTGAATCCGCAACCATTCGGCATTCCTCCCGACCCGGTCATCGTGACGCAACGGATCGTGACGAACTACTTTACGGCCAAGCGGATGCTGCACGCACTGCAGCTGACCGTGCAGCGTCACGAGGCGACCTTTGGCGTGCTGGAGACGGACGTGCAAAAGCGCGTTATGCCCAGTGCCCGCATTCAGGCGCCCCCCCGCAGCTAG
- a CDS encoding PHP domain-containing protein has translation MRFVYRGAALVLLCCFISDARGDALERMKMERLRATHERVQALAKERVPVELKSGYDDVRTLLHVHSAFSHDSRGTMEEIIAAAKATGVRVIMFTEHPADHYDYIKDGHQGLDDGVLLIPGAETGGYLAYPTRSLKGEPPGSNQEFADLVRRDDGLIFLCHLEERMDWNIAGLTGSEIYNTHADFMEETKFISALKTPIGLLALIPAVKQYPQETFAALQDYPAAYLKRYDELCQQARHTGVSANDAHHNQAFRGRVTEDGKMQLDDALGKKLLVLDPAKVPFIKPMMAGKQPGDLAFELDLDPYERSFRHVSTHLLMKEVTRDNVWEALKAGRAYVAFDWIADPTGFVFRADRGDDSWPIGGEVPGAAGVRLRAAAPLASTFKLVRNGKVIAEREGTSLDETIDEPGVYRVEVWQNLAGEPRPWILSNPIYVREAAH, from the coding sequence ATGCGATTCGTGTACCGCGGCGCGGCGCTGGTGTTATTGTGTTGTTTCATCTCCGACGCGCGCGGTGATGCGCTCGAACGTATGAAAATGGAACGGTTGCGGGCCACGCACGAGCGCGTGCAAGCGCTCGCCAAGGAACGTGTGCCGGTCGAGCTGAAAAGCGGCTACGACGACGTGCGCACGTTGCTGCACGTACACTCGGCCTTCTCGCACGATAGCCGCGGCACGATGGAGGAGATTATCGCCGCGGCCAAGGCCACCGGAGTGCGCGTGATCATGTTCACCGAACATCCGGCCGATCATTACGACTACATCAAGGACGGTCATCAAGGTCTGGACGACGGCGTGCTGTTGATTCCGGGGGCCGAAACAGGTGGTTACCTGGCTTACCCGACGCGCAGCTTGAAGGGAGAGCCTCCCGGCTCGAATCAAGAATTTGCCGACCTGGTGCGGCGTGACGATGGTTTGATCTTCCTCTGCCATCTGGAAGAGCGAATGGATTGGAACATCGCCGGTCTGACCGGCAGCGAGATCTACAACACCCATGCGGACTTCATGGAGGAAACCAAGTTCATCTCGGCGCTGAAGACTCCGATCGGGTTGCTGGCCTTGATCCCGGCCGTGAAGCAATATCCTCAAGAAACGTTCGCGGCACTGCAGGATTATCCGGCCGCATACTTGAAACGTTATGACGAGCTTTGCCAGCAGGCGCGGCATACGGGGGTCTCGGCCAATGACGCGCATCACAATCAGGCCTTTCGCGGCCGGGTGACCGAAGACGGCAAGATGCAACTCGACGATGCCCTGGGCAAAAAGCTGCTCGTGCTCGACCCCGCCAAAGTTCCCTTCATCAAGCCGATGATGGCGGGCAAGCAACCGGGTGACCTGGCGTTTGAATTGGACCTGGATCCCTACGAGCGCAGCTTTCGCCACGTCAGCACCCATCTGTTGATGAAGGAGGTCACGCGCGACAACGTCTGGGAGGCGCTCAAGGCCGGTCGCGCCTACGTGGCTTTCGACTGGATCGCCGACCCCACGGGCTTCGTATTTCGCGCCGATCGAGGTGACGATAGCTGGCCCATCGGCGGCGAGGTGCCGGGCGCTGCGGGCGTGCGCCTGCGGGCCGCCGCGCCGCTCGCGAGCACGTTCAAGCTGGTCCGCAATGGAAAAGTGATCGCCGAGCGCGAAGGCACGTCGCTCGACGAAACGATCGACGAGCCGGGAGTCTATCGCGTCGAGGTCTGGCAGAATTTGGCGGGCGAGCCGCGGCCGTGGATCTTGTCGAATCCGATCTACGTGCGAGAAGCCGCCCATTAG
- a CDS encoding thioesterase family protein, with translation MENNADLLAEFPVVLALAVQWGDQDAMQHVNNVVYFRWCESARIAYFGRIGLADRRTEGHVGPILASIKCDFRRQLNFPDTIRIGARIARIGRTSLMMQHRVESLAQHAIVAEAESTMVVFDYSSGKPHPVPDGLREAIEELEGRKYDATP, from the coding sequence ATGGAAAATAATGCCGATCTGCTGGCCGAATTCCCCGTTGTGCTGGCGCTGGCCGTGCAGTGGGGAGATCAGGACGCCATGCAACACGTCAATAACGTCGTGTATTTCCGCTGGTGCGAGTCGGCGCGGATCGCGTACTTCGGGCGCATCGGCCTGGCCGATCGCCGCACCGAGGGGCACGTCGGCCCGATCTTGGCTTCGATCAAGTGCGACTTCCGCCGCCAGTTGAATTTTCCCGACACGATTCGCATCGGGGCCAGGATCGCCCGCATCGGCCGCACCAGCTTGATGATGCAGCATCGCGTCGAAAGCCTCGCTCAGCATGCGATCGTGGCCGAGGCCGAGTCAACGATGGTGGTGTTCGATTACAGCTCGGGCAAGCCGCACCCGGTGCCGGATGGGTTGCGCGAGGCTATCGAGGAATTGGAAGGGCGGAAGTACGACGCCACGCCGTAG
- a CDS encoding DUF4465 domain-containing protein — protein MRDRNALHLGLMVLAFYAGTARAQIVNFDDLPLAPNTFYEGADNAGQFVSDGATFNNSFTDYGGGVTSWEGWAYSDQTTTLATADLSVPDYQYQFSAAAGAGSGGSANYGIGFTNTFVLPAPIVQLPADSHPLSLQVTNTTYDVLSMFYGDDFSKKFSGPVGSTPGDWFKLTITGLNAGSQPIGSVDFYLADFRSADPAKDYIVNSWQNVNLTSLYNATALSFSLSSSDNGDFGMNTPAYFAADDLSLTKVRGDTNNDGVVNGLDLNAIAQNWLKFSPAGDTNGDGIVNGLDVNQIASHWLDKASGTPVATPEPAALSLAVLGLVSLAMATKLRPWTANRPTP, from the coding sequence ATGCGCGATCGCAATGCTTTACATTTGGGTTTGATGGTGCTGGCTTTCTACGCCGGCACGGCGCGAGCGCAAATCGTTAACTTTGACGATCTTCCACTCGCTCCCAATACCTTCTACGAAGGCGCCGACAATGCCGGCCAGTTCGTCAGTGACGGCGCGACCTTCAACAACTCCTTCACCGATTACGGCGGTGGTGTGACCAGTTGGGAAGGCTGGGCCTACTCGGACCAGACGACCACCCTGGCCACGGCCGACCTCAGTGTGCCGGACTATCAGTACCAGTTCAGCGCCGCGGCCGGCGCCGGCTCGGGCGGGTCGGCGAATTATGGAATCGGCTTTACGAACACATTCGTCTTGCCGGCCCCCATCGTTCAGTTGCCCGCCGACAGCCACCCGTTGTCGTTGCAAGTCACCAATACGACATACGATGTCCTGTCGATGTTTTACGGTGACGACTTCTCAAAGAAGTTCTCGGGACCGGTCGGCAGCACGCCGGGCGATTGGTTCAAGCTGACGATCACGGGGCTGAATGCCGGTAGCCAGCCGATTGGTAGCGTCGACTTCTACCTGGCTGATTTCCGCTCGGCCGATCCGGCCAAGGACTACATCGTCAACTCCTGGCAAAACGTGAATCTTACGAGTCTCTACAATGCGACGGCCTTGTCTTTTTCACTCTCGTCGTCCGACAACGGCGACTTCGGCATGAATACGCCGGCCTATTTTGCGGCCGACGATTTGAGTCTGACCAAGGTCCGGGGAGACACAAACAACGACGGCGTTGTCAACGGCCTCGATCTGAACGCCATTGCCCAGAATTGGCTGAAGTTCAGCCCGGCCGGGGACACTAATGGCGACGGCATCGTCAACGGTCTCGACGTCAACCAAATAGCTTCGCATTGGTTGGATAAGGCCAGCGGCACACCGGTTGCAACGCCAGAGCCCGCGGCATTGTCGCTGGCCGTGCTGGGACTGGTGTCACTGGCGATGGCGACTAAACTGCGACCATGGACCGCGAACAGGCCAACGCCATAG
- the glmS gene encoding glutamine--fructose-6-phosphate transaminase (isomerizing), producing MCGIVGYIGFRNASEFMIQGLRRLEYRGYDSSGVATITPSGEFAVAKAAGRLDRLISLLGDEPAEGHIGIGHTRWATHGAATDANAHPHYGGRHDLALVHNGVIENYRALKDYLKSAGYEFISATDSEVVAHLVADCLAKERAHGDHRADASATNGYQPLVAAVSAALAKLQGTYGLAIVFRDHPDVVIAARHGSPLVVGVGQDEHFVASDASPLVGYTDKIVYLAEHEIAVVTADSLRVIHRDQGEIHHNVQTLELQSGDVDLGRYDHYMLKEIFEQPETLRNAMRGRLSLDEATAHFGGLNLNSQQLRGVNRILLTACGTSWHSAMVGEYLIEEFSRIPVEVEYASELRYRNPPIDNNTLVFAITQSGETADTLAALREMKRQGHPTLAICNVVGSSIAQEADGGIYLHAGPEIGVASTKAFTSQCAVLTLLALYFGRLQHLSFVQGMRIIEQLQMLPDHVAQALEADDQIRRIAAKYYQCSNFLYLGRQFNFPTALEGALKLKEISYIHAEGYPAAEMKHGPIALIDENTPSVFLIPHGVVYDKVIANMEEIKARGGPVIAVTCEAGAQAADLADDVIMIPTVADFLQPIVTAIPLQLLAYHIAVLRGCDVDKPRNLAKSVTVE from the coding sequence ATGTGCGGCATTGTCGGCTACATTGGCTTTCGCAACGCCAGCGAATTCATGATTCAGGGGTTGCGGCGCCTCGAGTACCGTGGCTACGACAGCTCGGGCGTGGCGACCATCACTCCCTCGGGTGAATTTGCCGTCGCCAAGGCGGCCGGTCGGCTCGACCGCCTCATTTCGCTCCTGGGAGATGAACCGGCCGAAGGGCACATCGGTATTGGCCATACGCGCTGGGCTACTCACGGCGCGGCTACCGACGCCAACGCGCATCCGCACTACGGCGGTCGGCACGACCTGGCACTTGTTCATAACGGCGTCATCGAAAACTATCGCGCTCTGAAGGATTATCTGAAAAGCGCCGGCTACGAGTTCATCTCCGCCACCGATAGCGAAGTGGTGGCCCACCTGGTGGCGGATTGCCTCGCCAAAGAACGGGCCCACGGCGACCACCGCGCGGATGCCAGCGCCACGAACGGTTATCAGCCGCTGGTAGCGGCCGTCAGCGCGGCGCTGGCGAAGTTGCAAGGCACGTACGGTCTGGCCATCGTGTTCCGCGATCATCCCGACGTCGTCATCGCGGCGCGCCACGGCAGCCCGCTAGTGGTGGGCGTCGGTCAGGACGAGCATTTTGTCGCCAGCGATGCGTCTCCCTTGGTCGGTTACACGGACAAGATCGTCTACCTGGCCGAACACGAAATCGCCGTCGTTACCGCCGACTCGCTACGTGTGATTCATCGCGACCAGGGAGAAATCCATCACAACGTGCAGACGCTCGAGCTGCAATCAGGCGATGTCGATTTGGGCCGCTACGACCATTACATGCTCAAGGAGATTTTCGAGCAGCCTGAGACGTTGCGCAACGCCATGCGTGGCCGATTATCGCTCGACGAGGCGACGGCCCACTTCGGTGGGTTGAATCTCAACTCGCAACAGTTGCGCGGCGTGAATCGCATTTTGCTAACGGCTTGCGGCACCAGCTGGCATTCAGCCATGGTGGGCGAATATCTGATCGAAGAGTTTTCCCGCATTCCGGTCGAGGTGGAATACGCGAGTGAGCTGCGCTATCGCAATCCGCCGATCGACAACAACACGCTGGTATTTGCCATCACGCAAAGCGGTGAGACGGCCGATACGCTGGCGGCACTGCGCGAAATGAAACGGCAAGGACATCCGACCCTGGCCATCTGCAATGTCGTCGGCAGTAGCATTGCCCAAGAGGCCGACGGCGGCATTTACCTGCATGCGGGGCCGGAAATCGGCGTCGCTTCGACCAAGGCCTTTACCTCGCAGTGCGCGGTGTTGACGCTTTTGGCGTTGTACTTCGGGCGGCTGCAGCATCTCAGCTTTGTGCAAGGGATGCGAATTATCGAACAGTTGCAAATGCTGCCCGACCACGTGGCCCAGGCGCTCGAAGCAGACGACCAGATTCGCCGCATTGCTGCCAAATACTACCAGTGCAGCAACTTCCTCTACCTGGGGCGGCAGTTCAACTTCCCCACGGCCCTGGAAGGGGCGCTCAAGCTCAAGGAAATCAGCTACATCCATGCCGAGGGCTATCCGGCCGCCGAGATGAAGCACGGCCCGATCGCCTTGATCGACGAGAACACGCCCAGCGTTTTCTTGATTCCGCACGGCGTGGTGTACGACAAGGTGATCGCCAACATGGAAGAGATCAAAGCCCGCGGCGGCCCCGTGATCGCCGTGACGTGCGAGGCGGGTGCGCAGGCGGCCGACTTGGCGGACGACGTAATCATGATCCCGACCGTCGCAGACTTCCTACAACCGATCGTCACGGCGATCCCGCTGCAACTATTGGCCTATCACATCGCGGTCCTGCGCGGCTGCGACGTCGACAAGCCGCGCAACCTGGCCAAGAGCGTGACGGTGGAATGA
- a CDS encoding DUF1559 domain-containing protein — protein sequence MAHSAYAYQRRAGMSLVELLVVIAIIALLIGLLLPAVQQAREAARRGQCLNNLRQMGIALHGYHGAYGTFPSGCIERRLTADNSRRQLSWCALSLSYIEQPGVYGELDLGQPFDSTANAAAAGTVLPVYICPSVDRAVMTPTTGRGPCDYGGIYGPRFNGDSNSPPRGMMLYDVAVSLSMVGDGTSMTLIVSEDSEFLPIGEWISGMNIFDVSYPLNTAPTIDNDIHSQHPSGANGLFVDGGARFLNNEMSTVVLSAICTRSDREPVGDF from the coding sequence ATGGCTCATAGCGCCTACGCATATCAACGCCGGGCAGGCATGTCGCTGGTCGAGCTGTTGGTCGTGATCGCGATCATTGCCTTGCTCATAGGCCTGCTGCTGCCGGCTGTGCAACAGGCGCGCGAAGCGGCCCGCCGCGGGCAATGCCTGAACAACTTGCGGCAGATGGGCATCGCGCTGCACGGCTATCACGGCGCGTACGGAACCTTTCCCAGCGGCTGCATCGAGCGCCGCCTGACGGCCGACAATTCGCGACGGCAGCTCTCCTGGTGCGCGCTGTCGCTCTCGTACATCGAACAACCCGGCGTTTACGGCGAGCTCGATCTCGGCCAACCCTTCGATAGCACCGCGAACGCCGCGGCGGCTGGCACGGTGTTGCCCGTCTATATCTGCCCCAGCGTCGATCGCGCGGTGATGACTCCCACCACCGGGCGCGGTCCCTGCGACTATGGCGGCATTTACGGGCCACGTTTCAATGGCGATTCCAACAGTCCGCCCCGCGGCATGATGCTGTACGACGTCGCGGTCTCGCTGTCGATGGTGGGCGACGGCACGAGCATGACGCTGATCGTGTCGGAGGACTCCGAGTTCCTGCCGATCGGCGAGTGGATCAGTGGCATGAACATTTTTGACGTGTCGTATCCGCTCAACACAGCCCCCACGATCGACAACGACATCCACAGTCAGCACCCCAGCGGCGCCAACGGCCTCTTTGTGGATGGCGGGGCGCGGTTTTTGAACAACGAGATGTCGACCGTCGTCCTGTCGGCCATTTGCACCCGCAGCGATCGCGAACCGGTCGGCGATTTTTAA